A part of Larkinella insperata genomic DNA contains:
- a CDS encoding 5'-nucleotidase C-terminal domain-containing protein: MRFPKTIFIPVLALLLAACQSGYHLTNQAYSRIQVDSLAAPADSGMARFLHPYSQQLGQTMNEVLVTSAVPLNKAKPESALNNMLADAILQYGQQKLGQPVDCSHLNYGGIRISLPQGPIRIGNIYEVMPFDNQLTLLTLKGSMLREFFEYFIGNQAEENALIVGGARVTIKNNLLTAIEFTNGRTFDPNQNYTVLVSDYIANRGGGTAFLKDAVRRQDFAVTIRDVFIDYFRQLGKSGQPITPTIDGRISIQ, from the coding sequence ATGCGCTTCCCAAAAACGATTTTTATCCCGGTTCTGGCGCTGCTGCTGGCGGCCTGTCAGTCGGGATACCACCTGACGAACCAGGCTTACAGCCGCATTCAGGTGGATTCGCTGGCGGCTCCGGCAGACAGCGGTATGGCCCGATTTCTGCACCCCTACAGCCAGCAGCTCGGTCAGACCATGAACGAGGTGCTGGTTACGTCGGCGGTACCGCTCAACAAAGCCAAGCCGGAATCGGCCCTGAACAACATGCTCGCGGATGCCATCCTGCAATACGGTCAGCAGAAGCTGGGCCAACCCGTTGACTGCTCGCACCTGAACTACGGCGGCATCCGGATCAGCCTGCCGCAAGGCCCCATCCGGATCGGTAACATTTACGAAGTGATGCCGTTCGACAACCAGCTAACCCTGCTGACGCTGAAAGGCTCGATGCTTCGCGAATTTTTCGAATATTTCATCGGCAATCAGGCGGAAGAAAACGCGCTGATTGTGGGCGGGGCTCGGGTTACGATCAAGAACAACCTCCTGACCGCCATTGAGTTCACGAACGGCCGAACGTTTGACCCCAACCAGAATTACACGGTTTTGGTGAGTGATTACATCGCCAACCGGGGCGGTGGAACGGCTTTTCTCAAAGATGCCGTTCGTCGGCAGGACTTCGCCGTCACCATTCGGGATGTTTTCATTGATTATTTTCGACAACTCGGCAAATCCGGCCAACCCATAACTCCCACGATCGATGGACGCATCTCAATCCAGTAG